In the genome of Bacillales bacterium, one region contains:
- the thiT gene encoding energy-coupled thiamine transporter ThiT codes for MNLKRTRLITETAVMVALAVVLSYVKFDAPWAYGGSISLEMVPILLMAFRRGVEAGLVTGLIFGIVNFLLNPYLVHPVSILVDYPLAFLLVGIAGVFRLKAGDARLLNGARLFLGTLLGSGLRFAAHFVSGIVWWGSYAPEGTPVVVYSLVYNLGYMIPSFLLSAVVLILLYFGAPKLFQASES; via the coding sequence ATGAATTTGAAACGGACACGTTTGATTACGGAAACGGCGGTCATGGTGGCGCTCGCGGTGGTTCTCAGTTATGTGAAATTTGATGCGCCGTGGGCATACGGCGGGTCGATTTCCTTGGAAATGGTGCCGATCTTGTTGATGGCGTTTCGGAGAGGCGTCGAAGCTGGCTTAGTTACGGGATTGATTTTCGGTATTGTCAATTTTTTGTTGAACCCTTATTTGGTGCATCCGGTTTCCATTTTAGTAGACTATCCGCTCGCCTTTTTGTTGGTCGGGATTGCCGGGGTGTTTCGTCTGAAAGCAGGGGACGCACGCTTGCTGAACGGGGCACGCCTGTTTCTCGGAACTCTTCTCGGCAGCGGCTTGCGGTTTGCGGCCCATTTTGTTTCGGGTATCGTTTGGTGGGGATCGTATGCGCCGGAAGGAACACCGGTCGTCGTCTACTCTCTCGTCTACAATCTCGGCTACATGATTCCTTCATTCCTTTTGTCGGCGGTTGTATTGATTTTGCTCTATTTCGGCGCGCCGAAACTGTTTCAAGCGAGTGAGAGCTGA
- the rpe gene encoding ribulose-phosphate 3-epimerase — translation MKVAPSILAADFAKLGDEIRDVEQGGADYIHIDVMDGHFVPNLTMGPQVVSAIRPLTELTLDVHLMIEQPDRYIEDFVKSGADIVSVHVETCPHLHRTVHAIKNHGAKAGVVLNPATPLETIRHIIDDVDLVLLMTVNPGFGGQSFIEGVLSKIRSLSDKLKQENRPIEIELDGGITAENASSCIEAGADVLVAGSAIFNKKDRAAAIRAIRGD, via the coding sequence ATGAAAGTTGCGCCGTCAATCTTGGCTGCTGATTTTGCGAAACTCGGAGATGAAATTCGCGACGTTGAACAAGGAGGAGCCGATTACATTCATATTGACGTGATGGATGGACATTTCGTGCCGAACCTTACGATGGGACCGCAAGTCGTCTCGGCGATTCGACCGCTGACAGAGCTCACGCTTGACGTCCACTTAATGATTGAGCAGCCGGATCGTTACATTGAAGATTTCGTGAAGTCGGGAGCGGATATCGTTTCGGTGCACGTGGAAACGTGTCCGCATTTGCACCGGACCGTTCATGCGATTAAAAACCACGGGGCGAAGGCCGGCGTTGTGTTGAACCCGGCAACGCCGCTCGAGACCATCCGCCATATCATCGACGATGTCGATCTTGTGTTGTTAATGACCGTAAATCCGGGATTCGGCGGTCAATCTTTTATCGAAGGCGTTTTATCGAAAATTCGTTCACTTTCTGATAAACTAAAACAAGAAAATCGACCGATTGAAATTGAATTGGACGGCGGGATTACTGCAGAAAATGCTTCGTCGTGCATCGAGGCCGGCGCTGACGTGCTCGTGGCCGGTTCGGCGATTTTCAACAAGAAAGACCGTGCCGCGGCGATTCGTGCGATTCGCGGCGACTAA
- the rsgA gene encoding ribosome small subunit-dependent GTPase A, with protein sequence MPEGKIIQSLSGYYDIEHDGEIYRCRGRGNFRQKKVTPLVGDIVDFKEGYVLEIKPRKNEMLRPPLANLDQGILVFSAVEPDFQPLLLDRFLVRLEADDILPIICFSKTDLADDAIRKEMERFAADYRKIGYEVLFTSAADQRNFETLTRLLDGKTSVFAGQSGVGKSSLLNALDPRFELKTGAISEALGRGKHTTRRIRLLPIGSGYVADTPGFSSLDFRDLEAKDLSYCFPEMRALAAECKFRGCTHLAEPKCAVKEAVANKEIPAYRHEHYKQFYEEIQGQKRRY encoded by the coding sequence GGGAAGGGGAAACTTTCGGCAAAAAAAAGTGACCCCGCTTGTCGGGGACATCGTCGATTTCAAAGAAGGTTACGTTCTCGAGATCAAACCGCGTAAGAACGAAATGCTGCGACCCCCATTGGCCAATTTGGACCAAGGGATCCTCGTCTTTTCGGCGGTGGAACCGGACTTTCAACCGCTCTTGCTTGACCGTTTTCTCGTCAGGCTGGAAGCGGACGATATTTTGCCGATCATTTGTTTTTCGAAAACGGATTTGGCGGACGACGCCATTCGTAAAGAAATGGAGCGTTTTGCCGCCGATTATCGCAAGATCGGTTACGAGGTATTGTTTACTTCTGCTGCTGATCAACGAAACTTTGAAACGCTCACACGGCTTTTGGACGGGAAAACGTCCGTTTTCGCCGGCCAATCGGGTGTCGGAAAATCGTCATTGCTTAATGCACTCGATCCGCGGTTCGAATTGAAGACAGGTGCGATTTCCGAAGCGCTCGGAAGAGGAAAACATACGACACGGCGGATTCGGCTGCTCCCTATCGGGAGCGGTTACGTCGCTGACACGCCGGGATTCAGTTCGCTCGATTTCCGCGATCTCGAAGCGAAGGACTTGTCGTATTGCTTTCCAGAAATGCGTGCGTTGGCGGCCGAATGCAAATTTCGCGGCTGCACGCATTTGGCGGAGCCGAAATGCGCAGTGAAAGAAGCGGTCGCCAATAAGGAAATCCCGGCATATCGCCATGAGCATTACAAACAATTTTATGAAGAAATTCAAGGACAAAAACGGAGGTACTGA